The proteins below come from a single Candidatus Bathyarchaeota archaeon genomic window:
- a CDS encoding cobalamin-dependent protein (Presence of a B(12) (cobalamin)-binding domain implies dependence on cobalamin itself, in one of its several forms, or in some unusual lineages, dependence on a cobalamin-like analog.) produces MKVTLINPPYPKDAHAHPAFIPLGLAYLGAMAEREGHEVNVIDCQAEHLTPESFRPRISEVKADVVGITSTTLLYNPAKEIITIAKQVHPNAVTMMGGSHVSFWDENALNECPSLDVIVRKEGELTFVELLSKIKNQASFEDVLGITFRNKDGKIIRNEDRPYLHDLDSLPTPAYHLLPLDAFHRMGKTIFPLVTSRGCVQWCDFCSTVRMFGRGYRVRNPKKVVDEMEFLHNKYGQSQFTFYDDAFTVNRAHTLALCQDLKNRKLNLEWDCETRVDAVDQELLQTMADNGCLTVWFGVESGSEKILGEMHKKINRDQIRQAFKMSQKTGMMTVASAVLGFPGETEETAWETINFINSLNPDDIGFYIATPYPGTPMYDTVVKNGWLRITDFNKYDTAHPTFETPWLSMQKLHDIRYKGFQKFYLRPSYMLRMIRRGGTYGRSGLKTSAAYALRAMHIRLS; encoded by the coding sequence GTGAAAGTTACTCTCATTAATCCTCCTTACCCAAAAGACGCCCATGCCCACCCAGCATTCATACCCTTAGGGCTGGCATATCTTGGCGCCATGGCGGAACGTGAAGGACACGAAGTAAACGTTATCGACTGCCAAGCCGAGCACTTAACACCAGAATCTTTCAGACCACGAATCTCCGAAGTTAAAGCAGACGTAGTCGGCATAACATCCACCACGCTCCTATACAATCCCGCCAAAGAAATAATCACCATAGCAAAGCAGGTTCATCCAAACGCAGTAACTATGATGGGTGGTTCCCACGTGAGTTTCTGGGATGAAAACGCCCTCAACGAATGCCCAAGCCTTGACGTAATCGTACGTAAAGAAGGCGAATTAACCTTTGTTGAGTTACTCTCAAAAATCAAAAACCAAGCAAGCTTCGAAGATGTGCTAGGCATCACTTTCCGAAACAAAGACGGAAAAATCATCCGCAACGAAGACCGACCATACCTTCACGACCTTGACTCCTTACCCACCCCCGCATACCATCTACTTCCACTAGACGCTTTTCACCGAATGGGCAAAACCATTTTCCCGTTGGTTACCAGCCGCGGCTGCGTTCAATGGTGTGATTTTTGCAGTACCGTGCGTATGTTCGGTAGAGGTTATCGTGTCCGCAATCCCAAAAAAGTTGTAGATGAAATGGAGTTTCTCCACAACAAATACGGACAAAGCCAATTCACTTTCTATGATGACGCTTTCACAGTGAACCGAGCCCACACATTGGCACTGTGCCAAGACCTTAAAAACCGCAAACTAAATCTGGAGTGGGACTGCGAGACCCGCGTGGACGCTGTTGATCAAGAGTTGCTTCAGACTATGGCAGATAACGGATGCTTAACCGTCTGGTTTGGTGTCGAGTCGGGTTCAGAGAAAATCCTTGGCGAAATGCACAAGAAAATCAACCGCGACCAAATCCGCCAAGCCTTCAAAATGTCGCAGAAAACAGGTATGATGACTGTTGCCAGCGCCGTCCTTGGGTTCCCCGGAGAAACTGAGGAAACCGCCTGGGAAACAATCAACTTCATTAACTCACTAAACCCTGATGACATCGGCTTTTACATTGCTACACCCTACCCGGGCACGCCAATGTATGACACAGTCGTCAAAAACGGGTGGTTACGTATCACTGACTTTAACAAGTATGACACTGCACACCCAACGTTTGAGACGCCATGGTTGAGTATGCAAAAACTTCATGACATCCGATACAAGGGTTTCCAGAAATTCTACCTACGCCCGAGTTACATGTTACGTATGATACGGCGTGGTGGAACGTATGGTCGCTCAGGGTTGAAAACCTCGGCAGCGTATGCTTTGCGTGCAATGCACATAAGACTCTCCTAA
- a CDS encoding DUF1616 domain-containing protein: MKPIRWLITIIAFTLITLAGVYLISGDSTLYAIRYVLSFIFVAFLPGYCLVNILFVKGDRLDLIEELVLSVALSFGLAGIAGLFLGLSPLGIYVNTVTVTLSALTLALAAIAYIRKIKILREPNVQSTQ, encoded by the coding sequence TTGAAACCAATCAGATGGCTCATAACAATCATCGCGTTTACCCTTATCACCTTAGCTGGAGTTTACCTCATTTCAGGTGACTCCACGCTTTATGCAATTCGTTATGTTCTCAGTTTTATTTTTGTGGCTTTCCTGCCGGGTTACTGTTTAGTTAATATACTGTTTGTTAAAGGAGACAGGCTAGATTTAATTGAAGAACTTGTCCTGTCAGTTGCGCTAAGTTTTGGATTAGCTGGAATCGCAGGCCTATTTCTGGGATTATCTCCACTGGGCATTTACGTTAACACCGTAACAGTGACCCTTAGCGCGTTAACGTTGGCTCTTGCAGCAATCGCTTACATAAGAAAAATCAAGATTTTAAGAGAGCCTAATGTGCAAAGCACACAGTAA
- a CDS encoding cobalamin-dependent protein (Presence of a B(12) (cobalamin)-binding domain implies dependence on cobalamin itself, in one of its several forms, or in some unusual lineages, dependence on a cobalamin-like analog.) — protein sequence MNITLVNPPYPIGVHSHPPFIPLGIAYLGAVAEKAGYKVTVIDCQADHLNYEGFRERIAKTPSDFIGVTATTLLYKSAMKLITIAKEVQPEAVTVLGGSHGSFWDENALREYPALDVVVRQEGEVTFIELLQKLEARSSFKNVLGITYRDGEKIIRNAERPFIEDLDSLPFPAHHLLPLENLKHNGQILFPLVSSRGCVFWCDFCSTVRMFGRGYRMRSAKNVVDEMQFVHDKYGVDQVTFYDDAFSVDRDRVLQICKELHDRKLDMKWDCGTRVDMVDRELMTTMKNAGCIAVWLGVESGSELILGKMNKSIKLDQTRRAYKIANEVGLMRIANVVLGFPGETEQTAKETINFVKELNPDDVGFYVATPYPGTPMYDQVIKNGWLRVTDFDKYDTSIPTFETPWLSMEQLVKLRYKAYQDFYLRPGYVLSMMRKGSFYGISAVKTSTAYLLCALHIRLS from the coding sequence ATGAATATCACTTTGGTTAACCCTCCTTACCCGATAGGCGTACATTCGCACCCTCCGTTTATCCCGTTGGGCATCGCGTATCTTGGGGCGGTTGCTGAGAAAGCAGGTTACAAAGTCACCGTTATCGACTGCCAAGCCGACCACCTCAACTATGAAGGCTTCCGCGAGCGCATCGCAAAGACGCCCTCAGATTTTATCGGCGTAACCGCAACAACGCTACTCTACAAGTCCGCCATGAAACTTATCACCATAGCCAAAGAGGTCCAGCCAGAAGCAGTCACTGTTTTAGGTGGTTCTCACGGGTCGTTTTGGGATGAAAATGCCCTAAGAGAGTACCCCGCCCTTGATGTTGTAGTTAGACAAGAAGGCGAAGTAACCTTCATTGAATTGCTACAAAAACTTGAAGCCCGATCAAGCTTCAAAAATGTACTGGGAATAACCTACCGAGATGGAGAAAAAATCATCCGCAACGCCGAACGCCCCTTCATAGAAGACTTAGATTCACTGCCCTTCCCAGCGCATCACCTGTTGCCGCTTGAAAACTTGAAGCACAATGGGCAAATCCTGTTCCCGCTGGTTTCAAGCCGCGGTTGTGTATTCTGGTGTGATTTTTGCAGTACCGTGCGTATGTTCGGTAGAGGTTATCGTATGCGTAGCGCCAAAAATGTGGTGGATGAGATGCAGTTTGTCCACGACAAATACGGCGTAGACCAAGTCACTTTTTATGATGACGCTTTTAGTGTTGACCGAGACCGTGTACTGCAGATTTGCAAGGAACTGCATGACCGAAAACTTGACATGAAATGGGACTGCGGAACCCGCGTGGACATGGTAGACCGAGAACTCATGACAACCATGAAAAATGCTGGATGCATAGCTGTTTGGCTTGGTGTTGAGTCGGGTTCGGAGTTGATTTTGGGTAAGATGAACAAGAGCATAAAGCTTGACCAGACCCGCAGAGCCTACAAGATTGCCAACGAGGTTGGGTTAATGCGTATCGCCAACGTTGTACTTGGTTTTCCCGGGGAAACTGAGCAAACCGCCAAAGAAACCATCAACTTCGTCAAGGAACTTAACCCTGACGATGTGGGCTTTTACGTGGCTACCCCCTACCCTGGAACCCCAATGTATGACCAAGTTATCAAAAACGGGTGGCTGCGGGTCACAGATTTTGACAAGTATGATACTTCTATTCCAACCTTTGAAACACCATGGCTTAGCATGGAGCAACTGGTTAAACTGCGCTATAAAGCCTACCAAGACTTCTACTTGCGCCCTGGCTATGTGCTTAGTATGATGCGTAAGGGAAGTTTTTATGGGATTTCAGCTGTGAAAACTTCGACTGCTTATTTACTGTGTGCTTTGCACATTAGGCTCTCTTAA
- a CDS encoding superoxide dismutase codes for MEKVKRFTLPKLPYDYKALEPYISEEQLTLHHDKHHQGYVNGANKIFEKLEKAQQENTDLDLKSTLKELSFHIGGHLLHTTFWENMAPAGKGGGGAPNGAVADLINTGFGSFERFKKEFASVANSVEGSGWAALAVHPCIEKPLIMQIEKHNVNMYPNFQILMVVDVWEHAYYLDYKNARPKFIDAFWNIVNWEKVNKNLSIVQ; via the coding sequence ATGGAAAAAGTAAAACGGTTTACTCTCCCAAAACTCCCCTATGACTATAAAGCGCTTGAACCCTACATTTCAGAAGAACAATTAACACTGCACCACGACAAGCACCATCAAGGCTACGTGAACGGCGCTAACAAAATTTTTGAAAAACTCGAAAAAGCCCAACAAGAAAACACAGACTTAGACTTAAAATCAACCCTAAAAGAACTCTCCTTCCACATCGGCGGACATCTTCTGCACACAACCTTCTGGGAAAACATGGCACCCGCAGGCAAAGGTGGTGGAGGAGCACCTAATGGGGCGGTAGCAGACCTAATTAACACGGGTTTTGGAAGTTTTGAACGTTTCAAAAAAGAGTTCGCCTCTGTAGCTAACAGTGTAGAAGGTTCAGGTTGGGCGGCGTTGGCGGTTCATCCATGCATCGAAAAACCGCTCATTATGCAAATAGAAAAGCACAACGTGAACATGTACCCGAATTTCCAGATATTGATGGTTGTGGATGTTTGGGAGCATGCGTACTATCTTGACTACAAAAATGCGCGCCCCAAATTCATTGATGCCTTCTGGAACATCGTGAACTGGGAAAAAGTCAACAAAAACCTTAGCATCGTACAATAA
- a CDS encoding cobalamin-dependent protein (Presence of a B(12) (cobalamin)-binding domain implies dependence on cobalamin itself, in one of its several forms, or in some unusual lineages, dependence on a cobalamin-like analog.) yields the protein MSWLKSMMEKEPPEPANPLGVVVIGNIEPDMHDTAKEAVRRTLKRAGFKTVDVGKSVAPQVFVDKVKESNANVIALSVNTVPAKNNLSKLDELLKSSGLKGKVGIIMGGAAVKKEDADAMGALFGKNKEEAVELAKKAMAGSQ from the coding sequence ATGTCGTGGCTAAAATCTATGATGGAAAAAGAGCCTCCAGAACCAGCGAATCCATTAGGCGTTGTCGTTATAGGCAATATCGAACCAGACATGCATGATACAGCAAAAGAAGCAGTCCGCAGAACACTCAAACGTGCAGGATTCAAAACAGTCGACGTTGGCAAAAGCGTTGCACCACAAGTTTTCGTTGACAAAGTCAAAGAAAGCAACGCAAATGTTATTGCACTCTCAGTAAACACTGTCCCTGCAAAGAACAACCTTTCAAAGCTAGACGAACTACTGAAGTCATCAGGCCTTAAAGGCAAAGTTGGCATCATCATGGGCGGCGCAGCAGTCAAGAAAGAAGACGCTGATGCAATGGGTGCACTCTTCGGCAAAAACAAGGAAGAAGCCGTAGAGTTAGCAAAGAAAGCGATGGCTGGCTCTCAATAA